From the Bdellovibrio reynosensis genome, one window contains:
- a CDS encoding amino acid ABC transporter permease, whose translation MFAWFRTDIIVEYWPLFLQGLQTTVLLTLIGVCVGTVLGLLLGLGKIAQVEHGPWRWPVTLLIRLPSQIYITFVRGTPLFVQILLIHFAVVPLLIHPENGLLISGETAQYLKREHGAFISGALALSLNAAAYIAEIFRAGIQSVDRGQFEAARSLGLSYFHTMKSVIIPQASRRMLPPLGNEAITLLKDSSLVSAIGLAELAYAARTAAGTYARYWEPYLFISFIYLLITLAMSYGVHRLERKYQNT comes from the coding sequence ATGTTTGCCTGGTTTCGTACAGACATCATTGTTGAATACTGGCCCTTGTTTTTACAAGGGCTGCAAACAACCGTTCTGCTGACTCTGATTGGAGTTTGTGTCGGAACTGTCTTAGGACTTCTTTTAGGTTTAGGAAAAATCGCGCAGGTTGAACATGGACCCTGGCGATGGCCGGTGACCTTGCTGATTCGCCTGCCCTCGCAAATCTATATTACCTTCGTTCGCGGAACTCCGCTTTTTGTTCAAATTCTTCTGATCCACTTTGCTGTCGTCCCGCTTCTTATACATCCAGAAAATGGGCTCTTAATATCAGGTGAGACTGCTCAGTACTTAAAACGCGAACACGGAGCATTTATTTCTGGCGCCTTGGCTTTGAGTTTAAATGCAGCAGCTTATATCGCCGAAATTTTTCGCGCTGGTATTCAATCCGTGGACCGAGGGCAGTTTGAAGCCGCGCGCTCTTTGGGTTTAAGTTACTTTCACACTATGAAGTCGGTGATTATTCCGCAGGCTTCACGACGAATGCTTCCACCGCTGGGAAATGAAGCCATCACTTTATTAAAGGACTCTTCACTGGTTTCCGCCATCGGTCTTGCAGAGTTAGCCTACGCTGCAAGGACAGCTGCAGGAACCTATGCTCGTTACTGGGAGCCATACTTATTTATCTCTTTCATTTATCTTCTGATAACTTTAGCAATGTCCTATGGCGTGCATAGGCTTGAAAGAAAGTATCAAAACACATGA
- a CDS encoding basic amino acid ABC transporter substrate-binding protein, producing MMRLILISILSISLFASCTKRTEEEPSKATEAQKSQNAELVVGTDAAYAPFESETSDKSIVGFDIEILKAIGEKSGLKLRFVNTPWEGLFNQLESGDRDILISAITINDERKKVMDFSEPYFEAVQLIVVPLSSKISKFSELKGKKIGVQTGTTGDEVASGLLGKTSDDIKRFEGTPLALQELSARGVDAVIADNGVINNFMANNKSDFKTISDPTFKKEFYGIAVKKGNTELIKKINEGLAAIKADGTYDSIFKKYFGDK from the coding sequence ATGATGCGTTTAATTTTGATCTCTATCCTTTCAATTTCTCTTTTTGCTTCGTGCACAAAAAGAACTGAAGAAGAACCAAGTAAAGCAACGGAAGCCCAAAAATCCCAAAATGCAGAGTTAGTGGTGGGTACGGATGCAGCGTATGCCCCTTTTGAAAGCGAAACATCTGACAAATCAATCGTGGGCTTTGACATCGAAATTCTTAAAGCCATCGGCGAAAAATCAGGTCTTAAACTTCGCTTTGTAAATACGCCATGGGAAGGTTTATTCAATCAGTTGGAATCTGGCGACAGAGACATTTTGATTTCTGCAATCACCATCAATGATGAACGAAAAAAAGTGATGGATTTTTCAGAGCCATATTTTGAAGCCGTACAATTGATCGTTGTGCCTTTGTCATCAAAGATCAGCAAATTTTCAGAACTCAAAGGCAAAAAGATTGGCGTACAAACCGGCACCACCGGTGACGAAGTGGCTAGCGGACTTTTAGGTAAAACAAGCGATGACATCAAACGCTTCGAAGGAACTCCGTTGGCTTTACAAGAGCTTTCGGCCCGCGGGGTAGATGCAGTTATCGCGGATAACGGCGTGATTAATAATTTTATGGCCAATAACAAGTCCGATTTTAAAACCATCTCTGATCCGACTTTCAAGAAAGAGTTTTACGGAATCGCGGTTAAGAAAGGCAATACGGAACTTATTAAAAAAATCAATGAAGGCCTTGCTGCTATCAAAGCCGACGGGACATACGACAGCATCTTTAAAAAATATTTTGGCGATAAGTAG
- a CDS encoding amino acid ABC transporter ATP-binding protein — MIEVSNLQKYFGDKQVLKDISCEIKDNEVVCVIGPSGSGKSTFLRCLNALEKAQEGIIKVNEFVVTDPRLDHNKLRAHAGMVFQRFNLFPHMTALENITLAPIKVKKESTEVARQKGRELLKRVGLGDKENSYPHELSGGQQQRVAIARALAMDPQVLLFDEPTSALDPEMVGEVLDVIKSLAHGGKTMIIVTHEMGFARQVSDRVFFMDGGQILEVGTPEKIFTKADGERTRLFLSKIL, encoded by the coding sequence ATGATTGAAGTATCAAACCTGCAAAAATATTTCGGCGACAAACAGGTGTTGAAGGATATTTCCTGCGAAATCAAAGACAACGAAGTGGTTTGTGTCATCGGTCCTTCGGGTTCAGGCAAAAGTACGTTCTTACGTTGCTTGAATGCTTTAGAAAAAGCCCAGGAAGGAATCATTAAGGTAAACGAGTTTGTTGTCACCGATCCTCGCTTAGATCACAACAAACTTCGCGCCCATGCTGGTATGGTGTTTCAACGTTTCAATTTATTTCCCCATATGACAGCGCTGGAAAACATCACTTTAGCGCCGATCAAAGTTAAAAAAGAATCAACAGAAGTTGCAAGGCAAAAGGGTCGTGAGTTGTTAAAGCGAGTGGGCTTAGGCGACAAAGAAAATTCTTATCCTCATGAACTAAGTGGTGGTCAGCAGCAGCGCGTGGCTATTGCCAGAGCATTGGCCATGGATCCGCAGGTGCTTTTATTCGACGAACCCACCTCTGCTTTAGACCCAGAAATGGTAGGCGAAGTTTTGGACGTTATTAAAAGCCTAGCCCACGGAGGAAAGACGATGATTATCGTCACCCATGAAATGGGCTTTGCTCGTCAGGTCAGTGACCGCGTGTTTTTCATGGACGGTGGTCAAATTCTGGAAGTCGGAACGCCAGAAAAAATCTTCACCAAAGCTGACGGTGAACGAACAAGATTATTTCTAAGTAAAATCTTATAA
- a CDS encoding tetratricopeptide repeat protein, with protein sequence MKKLLLASTLLTLVACSSDPVKETKTEVPTTEITEAPAIEKEEAKPVATATEPERPVAVMTPSQYTVLNEAIKAQSDDRIYQAATQILAQSPNDAKALNALAMYHYKKGRFELSRYLLGKALTASGKNADLYSNLGIVQLAQGERREAIKSFRRALDIDNNNAVAAANLGSLYVQEKDYVKAHIVLEIAYKKGVRDPRVLNNFAIALTAQKKYDRAQEIYEQILKENSNNKEALYNYATLLVESMAKYQEGIELINRLKFVGGPADTRNKIIALENKAKAGLK encoded by the coding sequence ATGAAAAAGTTATTACTAGCATCGACATTGTTGACCTTGGTGGCCTGTTCTTCAGATCCCGTTAAGGAAACTAAAACTGAAGTGCCAACGACAGAAATCACGGAAGCTCCGGCAATAGAAAAAGAAGAAGCTAAGCCTGTTGCAACAGCAACCGAGCCTGAAAGACCGGTCGCTGTGATGACTCCGTCCCAGTATACTGTCTTAAATGAAGCCATTAAGGCTCAGTCAGACGATAGAATCTATCAAGCAGCGACCCAAATCTTGGCGCAATCGCCAAACGACGCGAAAGCATTAAATGCATTGGCGATGTACCACTATAAAAAGGGTCGTTTTGAACTAAGCAGATATCTTTTAGGTAAAGCCCTGACCGCTTCAGGTAAAAATGCAGACCTTTATTCCAACTTAGGAATAGTCCAGCTTGCGCAAGGTGAAAGAAGGGAAGCGATTAAGTCTTTCCGTCGCGCTCTTGATATTGATAACAACAACGCAGTGGCGGCGGCGAACCTTGGATCGTTATATGTTCAAGAAAAAGACTATGTGAAAGCTCACATTGTTTTAGAAATCGCCTATAAAAAAGGTGTTCGCGATCCGCGAGTTTTAAATAACTTCGCAATCGCATTAACCGCTCAGAAAAAGTATGACCGTGCCCAAGAAATCTATGAGCAGATTCTTAAGGAAAATTCGAACAACAAAGAAGCACTTTATAATTATGCAACACTGTTAGTAGAGAGTATGGCCAAGTACCAAGAAGGTATCGAGCTGATTAACAGACTAAAGTTTGTAGGTGGGCCTGCAGATACCCGCAATAAAATTATTGCTTTGGAAAATAAAGCAAAAGCTGGTTTAAAATAG
- a CDS encoding outer membrane beta-barrel domain-containing protein — protein sequence MLNKNIMTLMLFGLLAIPGVAFAQADEADDLDVIELELDKGTPKQAPPTANAAPTYQESTPKDNTLTDFSGLGTLSPFKEVSVIQKRFLPKTGRFQLFGGGTLVTNDPFFNTIGAVGKASYFLSETWGVELNYFGLSTSTRQGTDDLRNNLNVSTENLVYPKSFIGGDIVFVPVYGKMTWFNERIVPFDLYFSAGYGTTETQSGENAGTVHLAAGQIFALSKAHAVRWDFSWNFFNATGIDGAQNSFNNLFLTVGWSWFFPEASYR from the coding sequence ATGTTGAACAAAAATATCATGACTTTGATGTTGTTCGGGCTTCTTGCCATTCCAGGTGTGGCATTCGCCCAAGCAGATGAAGCTGATGATTTAGATGTCATTGAGCTAGAGCTGGATAAGGGAACTCCGAAACAAGCTCCTCCGACGGCAAATGCAGCTCCGACTTATCAGGAATCGACACCGAAAGATAATACATTAACGGACTTTTCGGGCCTTGGAACTTTATCGCCGTTCAAGGAAGTTTCAGTTATTCAAAAAAGATTCTTACCTAAGACAGGTCGCTTTCAATTATTTGGCGGCGGCACCTTAGTAACCAATGATCCGTTTTTTAATACGATCGGTGCAGTCGGTAAAGCAAGTTACTTTTTAAGTGAAACTTGGGGCGTGGAATTAAATTATTTCGGTCTTTCAACTTCGACTCGTCAGGGTACTGATGACCTTCGTAATAATTTGAACGTATCAACTGAAAACCTCGTTTATCCAAAATCTTTTATTGGTGGCGATATTGTCTTCGTCCCAGTGTACGGAAAAATGACTTGGTTCAATGAGCGTATCGTTCCTTTTGATCTTTATTTTTCAGCTGGGTATGGAACAACTGAAACGCAATCCGGCGAAAATGCAGGAACTGTTCACTTAGCTGCTGGACAAATTTTTGCTTTAAGTAAAGCTCACGCAGTTCGTTGGGACTTTAGTTGGAACTTCTTTAACGCAACTGGAATCGATGGTGCGCAGAACTCTTTTAACAATCTCTTCCTAACGGTTGGGTGGAGTTGGTTCTTTCCGGAGGCTAGTTACCGATGA
- a CDS encoding KdsC family phosphatase, producing MTLEISKLKNIKMLVLDVDGVLTDTRVWFDGGEWRRFYSIRDGVGIKRLIDSGYKVAVITGSKSEDIRARVKALGIHFLYEGASDKEPSFQQLQTESGISAEEMAYVGDDIFDIPLLQKVAFGATVPEAVDEVLEIADYVTRRPGGMGAVREVSDYIFKYGAFSSR from the coding sequence GTGACATTAGAAATATCAAAACTTAAAAATATCAAGATGTTGGTCCTCGATGTGGATGGCGTCTTAACTGACACTCGTGTGTGGTTTGATGGCGGCGAGTGGCGTCGATTTTATTCTATTCGTGATGGTGTCGGCATCAAACGACTTATCGATTCTGGTTACAAAGTAGCTGTTATCACAGGAAGTAAATCAGAAGACATTCGCGCTCGGGTGAAAGCATTGGGCATTCATTTTCTGTATGAAGGCGCTTCTGATAAAGAGCCGTCATTCCAACAACTTCAAACTGAATCAGGCATTTCTGCAGAAGAGATGGCCTATGTTGGGGATGATATTTTCGACATCCCACTTTTACAGAAAGTGGCTTTCGGTGCGACAGTTCCTGAAGCCGTCGATGAAGTCTTAGAAATTGCAGATTACGTGACTCGCAGACCCGGCGGAATGGGTGCTGTGCGAGAAGTGAGTGACTATATTTTTAAATACGGAGCCTTTTCCTCTAGGTAG
- a CDS encoding outer membrane beta-barrel domain-containing protein — MMNGFKAVVIFVLAMLLQKAAFAAEVVELPPEELAQESVLPVFDRPVSVRNRTIVTNKKFEVDGFYSYAMTEPIANVSKLGIGIYYNTSESHAWGLLVGKHSTGLSSYAEQLDKQFNLDFARAPYPDLTTMLDYNLKAFYGKMSISKSIVFNTLLFGSASAGMVKYIHKSYPAVAVGMGQKFYFTKDWAVRFDLRLYAHQAPVPFLASRMKTTDPTPEYSEFEERLTFTTNLDVGLSYLF; from the coding sequence ATGATGAATGGATTTAAAGCCGTTGTGATTTTTGTGCTTGCGATGCTGCTGCAAAAAGCCGCGTTCGCTGCTGAAGTGGTAGAGCTTCCACCAGAGGAGCTCGCACAAGAATCAGTTCTTCCTGTATTTGACAGGCCGGTGAGTGTTCGTAACAGAACTATTGTCACTAACAAAAAATTCGAAGTGGATGGGTTTTATAGCTACGCGATGACAGAGCCTATTGCCAACGTAAGCAAACTTGGTATCGGCATCTATTATAATACCAGCGAAAGTCATGCCTGGGGTTTGTTGGTAGGTAAACACTCAACAGGTCTTTCAAGTTACGCCGAACAGTTGGATAAACAGTTCAATTTAGATTTTGCCAGAGCTCCGTATCCAGATCTAACGACCATGCTTGATTACAATCTGAAAGCTTTTTACGGCAAAATGAGTATTTCAAAATCTATCGTGTTTAACACCCTGCTATTCGGATCCGCTTCAGCGGGAATGGTTAAGTACATCCATAAAAGCTATCCGGCGGTGGCAGTAGGTATGGGGCAGAAGTTCTATTTTACTAAAGATTGGGCTGTTCGCTTTGATTTGCGTCTTTATGCCCATCAGGCACCTGTTCCGTTCTTGGCAAGCAGAATGAAAACGACAGATCCAACGCCTGAATATTCTGAGTTTGAAGAACGCTTAACTTTCACAACAAACCTTGATGTGGGTTTGTCTTATTTGTTTTAA
- a CDS encoding tetratricopeptide repeat protein has protein sequence MRKILLLLIASSMMVPAGTFAQRKKSFSPKKASASSSSSRESTLRNQLSNALRQAQGGQYEAAANALFSLSRRPELADERAQIKYILGTMLIELKLYQTAAFQFVDVIRMKNPKYSKLAIEKLSIVADTLGDDTILNYAISRVDLNDFPSNLKDMIHFRLGEISLRNRDFTKASDLFSRVGSGSSYYYQALFNKGLAEMEGSQPAVAVGTFNKMLDARRRAPVTDTNKVAAQLGLARALYQKQDWEGSIEAYAQVPRDTVLWHDAVFEQSWAMLRAARFRSALSNFQTLHSAYYEDFYMPESLLLRSIVYLYICKYDEMEKVLSLFEKTYGPVRSKIGDFLKSTSDAASFYAEVEKANSMKISEKGSGLRLPYIVSRNVLDQGDVKRSMNYLEKLNQEKRRVEANSAFRASPLGQYALKIIANRGRNTKFAIGDMVKAHLLNMRVELRDLYEQAGFIRYEMITGRKESIKKKIAGKDLGAEQIDENIDRQFYIQNGYEYYPFKGEYWLDEVGNYHYLGKQSCE, from the coding sequence ATGAGAAAAATATTACTACTCCTGATAGCTTCAAGCATGATGGTTCCCGCTGGTACTTTTGCACAGCGGAAGAAATCTTTTTCGCCTAAAAAGGCTTCGGCATCTTCTTCAAGTTCCCGCGAATCAACTTTGCGCAACCAATTAAGCAATGCCTTAAGACAAGCGCAAGGCGGACAATACGAAGCAGCAGCTAATGCTTTATTTAGCTTAAGCCGTCGTCCTGAATTGGCCGATGAACGTGCGCAAATTAAATACATTCTGGGGACAATGTTAATTGAACTAAAGCTGTACCAAACTGCGGCTTTTCAATTCGTAGATGTTATCAGAATGAAAAATCCAAAGTATTCAAAGTTAGCGATCGAAAAGCTTTCGATTGTGGCTGATACGTTGGGTGATGATACGATTTTGAACTACGCGATTTCCCGCGTGGATTTAAATGATTTCCCAAGCAATCTAAAAGATATGATCCACTTCCGTTTAGGAGAGATCAGCTTACGTAACCGTGACTTTACAAAAGCCTCAGATCTATTTTCGCGAGTGGGATCGGGCAGCAGCTATTACTACCAAGCTCTTTTTAATAAAGGTTTGGCAGAAATGGAAGGCAGTCAACCTGCAGTTGCGGTTGGGACATTTAATAAGATGTTAGATGCTCGTCGTAGAGCACCAGTGACTGACACTAATAAAGTAGCAGCGCAACTTGGTTTGGCTCGTGCTCTTTATCAAAAACAAGATTGGGAAGGTTCAATTGAGGCTTATGCCCAAGTTCCTCGTGACACCGTTTTGTGGCATGACGCGGTTTTTGAACAAAGCTGGGCGATGCTGCGCGCGGCTCGTTTCCGTTCTGCTTTAAGTAACTTCCAAACTCTCCATTCGGCATATTATGAAGACTTTTATATGCCGGAGAGTTTACTGCTTCGTTCGATCGTATACTTATATATCTGTAAGTACGACGAGATGGAAAAAGTCCTAAGTCTTTTTGAAAAGACCTATGGACCTGTGCGTTCTAAAATTGGTGACTTCTTAAAATCGACGTCCGATGCGGCAAGCTTCTATGCCGAAGTTGAAAAAGCCAACTCTATGAAAATCAGCGAAAAAGGTTCTGGCCTAAGACTTCCATACATTGTTTCACGCAATGTTTTAGATCAAGGGGACGTGAAACGTTCGATGAACTATCTTGAAAAATTAAATCAAGAAAAACGCAGAGTCGAAGCGAATTCAGCATTCCGCGCATCACCACTAGGTCAGTACGCCCTTAAAATCATCGCAAATCGTGGTCGTAACACTAAATTTGCAATCGGTGACATGGTTAAAGCTCACTTGTTGAATATGCGAGTCGAACTTCGTGATCTTTATGAACAAGCTGGATTCATTCGCTATGAAATGATCACAGGCCGTAAAGAAAGCATTAAAAAGAAAATTGCCGGCAAAGATCTTGGCGCTGAACAAATCGATGAAAACATTGATCGTCAGTTCTACATCCAAAATGGCTATGAGTACTATCCATTCAAAGGCGAGTACTGGTTGGATGAAGTAGGAAATTACCATTACCTTGGCAAACAAAGCTGCGAGTAA
- a CDS encoding acyl-CoA thioesterase — translation MNLFFRLIHILIFSRFRSKISLMDECSTPFRTWPTDLDVLMHMNNGVYLSLQDLARMDFMIRMGAAPKISKQGWYPVVASEMIRFRRSLQVFQKFSIHTRLISWDEKSIYLEHKFLSGGEIMAAGYIRARFLSKKGGTVSPQELLALIGAEASPPQFPSSLSSWITADNELQK, via the coding sequence ATGAATTTATTTTTTAGGCTCATCCATATTTTGATCTTTTCCCGGTTCCGTTCCAAGATTTCCTTGATGGATGAATGCAGTACTCCGTTCAGAACTTGGCCTACGGATCTTGACGTCCTGATGCACATGAATAATGGCGTTTATCTTTCGCTGCAAGATTTAGCGCGCATGGATTTTATGATCCGCATGGGGGCAGCCCCGAAAATTTCAAAACAGGGTTGGTACCCTGTTGTCGCTTCGGAAATGATCCGGTTCCGCCGCTCACTTCAAGTCTTTCAAAAATTTTCAATCCACACTCGCTTAATAAGTTGGGATGAAAAATCGATTTATTTGGAACATAAGTTTTTAAGCGGCGGGGAAATTATGGCGGCAGGCTACATCCGTGCGCGTTTTTTATCGAAAAAAGGTGGTACTGTTTCTCCGCAGGAACTTTTAGCGTTGATCGGCGCAGAAGCTTCTCCGCCTCAGTTTCCTTCGTCATTAAGTTCATGGATCACTGCGGATAACGAACTGCAAAAATAA
- a CDS encoding tetratricopeptide repeat protein, with product MKLNRHRLLITSLVTVLSAGEISFAQKTTVKTTKVVKKKTVGELLSQANDSSRGGRFQMSKTDTSLPSSSLGFRGESKSVNLDAVKPPRSSEIMQKESSGDRAEYERVLDQQIRELYKLTQKFKTSPNRGELWLRLAELYVEKAGLIDSRKQDEYDAKLRAFQSGKTKVKPKLEIAEAREYNKKAVQLYEWFQRDFPRDEKNSQALFFLGYNYFELGEVDKGARFYEELVRGYPNSAFVGEAHFALAEYYFENEKWGQAYKEYSHLIKQKSHRLHTFALYKGAWCLFRLGKVQQGMNYLEYIIKTGKADTGEQLAGRKTVNRNRLESEALRDIVVFYAEGGDPAKAPTYFKDLVGNSYLSYLERLAYQYSDRGNKDSSRDVFKYLIAQNPTSAKSFEYQYQIVQNYYYAKNTARFKAELYSWVKDFDSQSAWYAANKNNKELIENSVKLRETTLRNYVLQQHQTAQNSRAPFSQSQANEGYQLYLREFGDSANAGDMRFYYGELLYDMGKYDEASIQYKWVVDNAPQSKFYSKAAQNLILSVERSIPSDQEMQKRVGTSLDPVPLEPKVERFIKAGQWYIEKFPNTEKAAEIKFRIGRLYYQSNHFDPATTQFRNIVQQHPTTKYAEYSANLLLDIYNLRKDYAGLEKAGSELLAVPSIASSKAGEDIRGVLEKASFKRGQDLEVAKNYGESAQVFEGFAKQNPKSNLAVIALFNAGVNYERAGKNASAINAYQGVINSKDPAADKLKSKARRLLAKQYQDSAQFEEAARLYKQAADENPKDPLAANMIFNAAVLYEALGKSDDAIRAYTEFTKVNKKHSDNIEAVFSMAQIHRKAGQNGAAIARYTEYVEGGGRDAEKVVESAYWVSDLSRRQKAITKSDEWRGKTLAIQKRFAPNKKGPGASFAAKVKFAQAMETFKEMKAINFPADPKKQKAAVDKKTALLNQLTTELADIIKYDSAEEIVSSLSLLGEAYQNMAQAILNAPLPAGLNAEETKQYKAGVEKFAEAPKAKAFDSFKLAVERGLELEIYNDGFKTAYEYMHRQDPKSYYNGEEVASDIRLVNWMGQ from the coding sequence ATGAAATTAAACCGCCACCGTCTTCTTATCACGAGCCTAGTAACTGTCTTAAGCGCTGGAGAGATTTCTTTTGCGCAAAAAACGACGGTTAAAACCACCAAAGTTGTTAAGAAAAAAACGGTGGGTGAGTTGCTTTCCCAGGCCAATGACAGCTCTCGTGGCGGTCGTTTTCAAATGTCGAAAACAGATACCTCTTTACCTAGTTCAAGCCTGGGTTTTAGAGGTGAATCTAAGTCCGTCAATCTTGATGCTGTGAAGCCGCCTCGTTCCTCTGAAATCATGCAAAAAGAATCCAGCGGGGACAGAGCTGAATACGAAAGAGTTCTAGATCAGCAAATTCGTGAACTTTATAAGCTGACCCAAAAGTTTAAAACCAGCCCGAATCGTGGAGAACTGTGGCTGCGTTTAGCGGAACTTTATGTTGAAAAGGCGGGTCTTATTGATTCCCGCAAACAAGATGAGTACGACGCGAAACTTCGCGCTTTTCAATCAGGCAAAACGAAAGTGAAGCCTAAACTGGAAATTGCAGAAGCTCGGGAATATAACAAAAAAGCTGTTCAACTTTATGAATGGTTCCAACGTGATTTCCCTAGGGATGAAAAAAACAGCCAAGCTCTTTTCTTCCTTGGTTATAATTATTTTGAGTTAGGAGAAGTGGACAAAGGTGCTCGCTTTTACGAGGAACTGGTTCGCGGATATCCCAATTCGGCCTTTGTCGGTGAAGCGCACTTTGCGCTAGCAGAATATTATTTTGAAAATGAAAAATGGGGCCAGGCTTATAAAGAGTATTCTCATTTAATTAAGCAAAAATCCCATCGTCTGCACACGTTTGCTTTATATAAAGGGGCGTGGTGCTTATTCCGTCTTGGTAAAGTTCAACAAGGTATGAACTATCTTGAATATATTATTAAAACGGGTAAAGCAGATACAGGTGAACAGTTAGCCGGTCGCAAAACTGTAAATCGCAATCGTCTTGAAAGCGAAGCGTTACGCGATATCGTGGTTTTCTATGCTGAAGGTGGCGATCCTGCGAAAGCTCCCACGTACTTTAAGGATCTGGTAGGCAATAGTTATCTTTCATATTTAGAACGCCTTGCGTATCAATATTCTGACCGGGGTAACAAAGACTCATCTCGTGACGTATTTAAGTACCTTATTGCACAAAATCCAACATCGGCTAAGTCCTTTGAATACCAATATCAAATTGTTCAAAATTATTATTACGCTAAAAACACCGCCCGCTTTAAAGCAGAGCTTTACAGTTGGGTGAAAGACTTTGACTCACAAAGCGCTTGGTATGCAGCTAATAAAAATAATAAAGAGTTGATTGAAAACTCAGTGAAACTTCGTGAAACCACGTTGCGTAACTACGTTTTACAACAACATCAGACCGCTCAAAACTCTCGGGCCCCATTCTCTCAAAGTCAGGCTAATGAAGGTTATCAGCTTTATTTGCGTGAATTCGGTGATTCAGCGAATGCCGGCGACATGCGCTTTTATTATGGTGAACTTCTTTACGATATGGGCAAATATGATGAGGCTTCCATCCAATACAAATGGGTGGTGGATAACGCTCCTCAAAGTAAGTTCTATTCTAAAGCAGCCCAAAACTTGATTTTATCTGTTGAAAGAAGCATTCCATCAGATCAAGAGATGCAAAAACGTGTGGGCACTTCTTTAGACCCTGTGCCGTTAGAGCCTAAAGTAGAACGCTTTATTAAAGCGGGTCAATGGTACATCGAAAAATTCCCGAACACAGAAAAAGCAGCAGAGATCAAATTCCGTATTGGTCGTCTTTATTACCAAAGCAACCACTTCGATCCGGCAACCACTCAATTCCGCAATATCGTGCAACAACATCCAACGACGAAGTACGCTGAATACTCCGCAAACTTATTGTTAGATATTTATAATTTAAGAAAAGACTACGCGGGTCTTGAAAAAGCTGGTTCAGAGTTACTAGCAGTTCCTTCAATTGCTTCTTCAAAAGCCGGGGAAGATATCCGCGGGGTTCTTGAAAAAGCTTCCTTCAAACGTGGTCAAGATTTAGAAGTTGCGAAAAATTATGGCGAAAGTGCCCAGGTGTTTGAAGGTTTTGCGAAGCAGAACCCGAAATCAAATTTGGCCGTTATTGCATTATTCAATGCGGGCGTAAACTACGAGCGGGCCGGCAAAAACGCTTCGGCGATTAATGCCTACCAAGGTGTTATTAATTCTAAAGACCCAGCGGCGGATAAATTAAAATCCAAAGCGCGTCGCCTGTTGGCAAAACAGTATCAAGATTCAGCACAGTTTGAAGAAGCAGCACGCCTTTATAAGCAAGCGGCCGATGAAAATCCTAAGGATCCATTGGCGGCGAACATGATCTTCAATGCTGCGGTTCTTTATGAAGCTTTAGGAAAATCAGATGATGCAATCAGAGCTTACACTGAATTCACGAAAGTAAATAAAAAGCACTCTGATAATATCGAAGCAGTTTTTAGCATGGCACAAATTCATCGTAAAGCAGGACAAAATGGCGCTGCGATTGCACGGTACACTGAATACGTTGAAGGTGGCGGCCGTGATGCTGAAAAAGTTGTGGAAAGCGCTTACTGGGTTAGCGATTTGTCACGCAGACAAAAAGCTATTACTAAATCAGATGAATGGCGCGGTAAAACACTGGCAATACAAAAGCGTTTTGCGCCTAACAAAAAAGGTCCAGGTGCTTCTTTTGCCGCAAAAGTGAAATTTGCCCAAGCCATGGAAACTTTCAAAGAAATGAAAGCTATCAATTTCCCAGCTGATCCTAAAAAACAAAAGGCAGCTGTGGATAAAAAGACGGCGTTGTTAAATCAGTTAACAACTGAACTGGCGGATATCATTAAATATGATAGCGCCGAGGAAATCGTAAGTTCTTTAAGTCTATTGGGTGAAGCTTATCAAAACATGGCCCAGGCCATTTTAAACGCACCACTTCCAGCTGGACTAAATGCAGAGGAAACAAAGCAATATAAAGCGGGTGTAGAAAAGTTTGCGGAAGCACCAAAAGCGAAAGCTTTTGATAGCTTTAAGCTAGCAGTTGAGCGCGGCTTAGAACTTGAAATCTATAACGATGGTTTTAAAACCGCTTATGAATACATGCACCGTCAGGATCCGAAATCTTACTATAATGGTGAAGAAGTGGCTTCTGACATTCGTTTAGTGAATTGGATGGGGCAATAA